One window of Patescibacteria group bacterium genomic DNA carries:
- a CDS encoding Type 1 glutamine amidotransferase-like domain-containing protein, with amino-acid sequence MKTLILASSGKFITANNIDGFLPKKIADCKIAYISTASKKVFDDSYARNHQQKMNELKFSFTDIDIAGLNENELRKALTGYDIVFVEGGNTYYLLKAVRESGFENIIKELITKGVVYIGSSAGSYIACPSIIVTTFSERGFDRFGITDFTAMNLVPFLIKAHYTPEMKKMLDKKAKDLKYPLRILNDDQALLIQDGEVQLLGGGNEIIM; translated from the coding sequence ATGAAAACATTAATCCTTGCATCAAGTGGTAAATTTATCACCGCCAATAATATTGATGGTTTTTTGCCAAAAAAAATAGCCGATTGTAAAATTGCCTACATTAGCACAGCCTCTAAAAAAGTTTTTGATGATAGCTATGCAAGAAATCATCAGCAAAAAATGAATGAGTTGAAATTCTCCTTTACTGATATTGACATAGCTGGTTTAAATGAAAACGAATTAAGAAAGGCACTTACTGGGTATGATATTGTGTTTGTGGAAGGTGGAAATACTTACTATTTATTAAAAGCTGTCCGTGAAAGTGGCTTTGAGAATATAATCAAGGAATTAATAACGAAAGGTGTAGTTTACATTGGTTCTAGCGCCGGCTCTTACATCGCATGTCCATCAATTATAGTAACAACTTTTTCAGAACGCGGCTTTGATAGATTTGGAATTACAGATTTTACAGCTATGAATTTAGTGCCTTTTTTAATTAAAGCTCATTACACACCTGAGATGAAAAAAATGTTAGATAAGAAAGCCAAGGATCTTAAATATCCGCTTAGAATTTTAAATGACGACCAGGCGTTACTTATTCAAGACGGAGAAGTTCAGCTCTTGGGTGGCGGTAATGAAATAATAATGTAA
- a CDS encoding type II toxin-antitoxin system antitoxin SocA domain-containing protein, with the protein MLGDFIFKQRKKNNLTQEFLASRIGISRPTYLQIEQGERDLTITEAKKLADTFGIVIEDFIDGKESPSPKIELGKKIKSKKAKKEMRISVPQENIIKLKETLLYILEKIGALPNIGEAVICKILYFIDFDYYEKYEEQLIGATYIKNHHGPTPAAFTEIIMQMERNNELVRVVKKYFQYDQKKYLPLRKADLSIFSAREKELIDAEIEKFKDFNASRIEEYSHKDVPWIGTEYMHPISYEAVFCRTPEFSVRQYDDEL; encoded by the coding sequence ATGCTTGGTGATTTTATTTTTAAACAACGCAAAAAAAACAATCTGACGCAGGAATTTTTAGCGTCTAGAATTGGCATTTCCCGCCCGACCTATCTTCAGATAGAACAAGGTGAGCGAGATCTGACTATTACCGAAGCAAAAAAGCTTGCGGATACTTTTGGTATAGTTATTGAAGATTTTATTGATGGCAAAGAAAGTCCGTCACCCAAAATAGAACTAGGTAAGAAGATAAAGTCTAAAAAAGCTAAAAAGGAAATGCGCATTTCTGTGCCTCAAGAAAACATTATAAAGTTAAAAGAAACGCTTTTATATATTCTGGAAAAAATTGGAGCATTGCCGAATATCGGCGAGGCAGTGATTTGTAAAATCTTGTATTTCATTGACTTTGATTATTATGAAAAATACGAAGAACAACTTATTGGCGCTACTTATATTAAAAATCATCACGGACCCACTCCGGCAGCTTTTACTGAAATTATTATGCAAATGGAACGTAACAACGAACTAGTTCGGGTGGTAAAAAAATATTTTCAATATGATCAAAAAAAATATCTGCCGCTCCGAAAAGCAGATCTATCTATTTTTTCCGCCCGCGAAAAGGAATTAATTGACGCGGAAATAGAAAAATTTAAAGATTTTAACGCAAGCAGGATTGAAGAATACTCGCATAAAGATGTGCCGTGGATTGGCACGGAATATATGCATCCGATTAGCTATGAGGCGGTTTTTTGCCGCACACCGGAATTTTCCGTAAGACAATATGACGATGAACTATAA
- a CDS encoding C39 family peptidase, protein MKISKNYILVSRVIAIIALVAFFGWLIFDLTIDDSKGEENAVKSVAKIIYYQAAAAMIPISPAIELSVPFHRQQHSLSCEAAALTMALNYKGVKVTENELINQLPVSDPGPRQSGNIWGDPNLGFVGNINGSMPNTGYGVYEKPIFDLATKYRSAKIMSNATITDLITELSNNNPIVVWGVIGKGKDISWKTPAGKVIVAKLDEHARTLIGFTGSSNNPKQMILLDPIYGKIRMSISAFQKNWDMLADKAVVIY, encoded by the coding sequence ATGAAAATTAGTAAAAATTATATTTTGGTTAGTAGGGTTATTGCTATAATTGCTTTAGTAGCATTTTTTGGCTGGCTAATTTTTGATTTAACAATTGATGATTCTAAAGGTGAAGAAAATGCGGTTAAAAGCGTGGCCAAAATAATTTATTACCAGGCAGCCGCTGCCATGATTCCAATCAGTCCAGCAATTGAATTGTCCGTACCATTTCATCGTCAGCAGCATTCACTTTCTTGCGAAGCTGCTGCTTTAACCATGGCTTTAAATTATAAGGGAGTAAAAGTTACTGAAAATGAATTAATTAACCAGTTGCCCGTGTCTGATCCTGGCCCTCGCCAGTCTGGCAATATCTGGGGTGATCCTAATTTAGGATTTGTCGGCAATATCAATGGTTCAATGCCAAATACTGGTTATGGTGTTTATGAAAAACCAATTTTTGATTTAGCCACAAAATATCGTTCAGCTAAAATTATGAGTAATGCCACAATCACAGATTTAATTACGGAATTATCTAATAATAATCCTATTGTAGTTTGGGGAGTAATTGGGAAAGGAAAGGATATCTCCTGGAAAACTCCAGCTGGAAAAGTTATTGTGGCTAAACTAGATGAACACGCTCGCACTTTAATTGGGTTTACTGGCAGTTCTAATAATCCAAAACAAATGATACTTTTAGATCCAATATATGGCAAGATAAGAATGTCAATCAGCGCTTTTCAAAAAAATTGGGACATGCTTGCTGATAAAGCCGTAGTGATTTACTAA
- a CDS encoding putative immunity protein: MKKTKFTLTLKDKPMVELVKKTDKKILAVWAIDCALRVLPYFEEKYPKDLRPRHALETLQAWINTGVFKMAVIRKASLDSHAAARDVGEDNAARSAARACGQAVATAHVRTHSLGSALYAQQAIFRATKLSKANLAVAKERDWQYKHLLALIGSYDNVANLVKKPKL; this comes from the coding sequence ATGAAAAAAACAAAATTTACACTTACACTCAAAGACAAGCCAATGGTTGAGCTGGTGAAAAAAACAGATAAAAAAATATTGGCTGTCTGGGCAATTGATTGTGCCTTGCGTGTTTTGCCTTACTTTGAAGAAAAATATCCAAAAGACCTTCGGCCAAGACATGCATTAGAAACACTTCAAGCTTGGATTAATACAGGAGTATTTAAAATGGCTGTTATTCGTAAAGCCTCACTTGATTCACATGCTGCTGCACGTGATGTAGGGGAGGATAATGCCGCCCGCTCTGCTGCCCGCGCTTGCGGCCAAGCAGTGGCAACAGCCCATGTACGCACGCATTCACTTGGCTCTGCGCTTTATGCCCAGCAAGCTATCTTTAGGGCAACAAAATTATCTAAGGCTAATTTGGCTGTTGCCAAAGAACGAGATTGGCAATATAAACATTTATTAGCCTTGATCGGTAGTTATGATAATGTCGCAAATTTAGTTAAAAAACCTAAATTATAA
- a CDS encoding GIY-YIG nuclease family protein — protein MNYIVYILQSLKNGRYYIGHIADIQNRLRQHNNGEVKSTKPYLPWKVKYTEKCKTKSDAYKRELEIKRYKGGLFFKRLLGLFNNTMRLKKKTNQLLRY, from the coding sequence ATGAATTATATCGTTTATATTTTACAAAGCTTAAAGAATGGCAGATACTATATTGGTCATATTGCAGATATACAAAATCGTCTGCGCCAGCATAATAACGGGGAAGTAAAATCAACTAAGCCGTATTTACCTTGGAAAGTTAAATATACAGAAAAATGTAAAACTAAATCGGATGCCTATAAAAGGGAATTAGAAATTAAAAGATATAAAGGTGGCTTATTCTTTAAAAGATTGTTAGGATTGTTTAATAATACAATGAGATTAAAAAAGAAAACTAATCAATTATTAAGGTATTAA
- a CDS encoding fused MFS/spermidine synthase: protein MRITSEKFKRLYLLVLAFTSGMTIMAVEISASRLIAPYFGTSTFVWTNVIGVIMIALAIGYYLGGKLADARPELNILLKIILGACLILLIIPFIASPLVEWLNKNIIVFKSASLLIFGGSLIIVSLLFILPILLLGIVSPFIIKLLSNLDAQLGKDAGLVFSISTIGSIFGTFLPVLIFIPYLGTRKTIIAFSLVLLGVCLLGLIKRKWLAIFLILFMPIFFMKMPQIKTAQGVVTEGESVYQYFQVHDKNNFRYLSINEGMAVFSILNQDISNVLTDSYFDYYNLLPYLDGNGKEQKILILGLAGGTISTQLNHFFAQDYNVQIDGVEIDQKIIDLAKRYFDLNNPSLTVYNLDGRNFLDYYNKQYNAMVIDVYANQLYISFQLTTKEFFDLVKKHLVMDGVVTMNVNASSPDSELLKNITNTMNLVFKNVYLVPVPDSLNYMVLASDNDLDFTKMENLNKIEELKPIIDNAVNSAVKVSYDNNFGYLTDDKAPIEHLTDWMILDYLFK from the coding sequence ATGAGGATTACAAGTGAAAAATTTAAGAGGCTCTATCTGTTAGTTCTAGCCTTCACCAGCGGCATGACTATCATGGCCGTGGAGATTTCAGCTTCGCGTTTAATTGCGCCTTATTTTGGGACCTCAACTTTTGTCTGGACCAATGTGATTGGCGTGATTATGATTGCTCTGGCAATAGGCTATTACTTGGGCGGAAAATTAGCTGATGCCAGGCCAGAGCTAAACATTTTACTTAAAATAATTTTAGGCGCTTGCCTGATTTTACTAATAATTCCTTTTATTGCCAGCCCATTGGTTGAATGGCTGAATAAAAATATAATAGTTTTTAAATCTGCCAGCCTTTTAATTTTCGGCGGATCTTTGATTATTGTCAGCCTTTTATTTATTTTGCCAATTTTACTTTTGGGCATTGTGAGCCCTTTTATTATCAAATTATTGTCAAATTTAGATGCACAGCTCGGCAAAGACGCTGGCTTGGTTTTTAGCATTTCCACGATAGGCAGTATCTTTGGCACCTTTTTGCCAGTTTTAATTTTTATTCCATATTTAGGCACAAGGAAAACAATAATTGCTTTTAGCTTGGTTTTATTAGGTGTTTGTTTACTGGGATTAATTAAAAGAAAATGGCTGGCAATTTTTTTAATTTTATTTATGCCCATTTTTTTTATGAAAATGCCACAGATTAAAACTGCACAAGGAGTAGTCACTGAAGGTGAATCTGTGTATCAATACTTTCAAGTTCATGATAAAAACAATTTTAGATATCTGAGCATAAATGAGGGCATGGCTGTTTTTTCTATTTTAAATCAAGATATAAGTAATGTTTTAACTGATTCGTATTTTGATTATTACAACCTTCTGCCGTATTTGGATGGCAATGGCAAAGAGCAGAAAATTTTAATTCTGGGTTTGGCTGGCGGCACAATCAGCACACAGTTAAACCATTTTTTTGCCCAAGATTATAATGTGCAGATTGATGGCGTGGAAATAGATCAGAAAATAATTGACCTGGCCAAGAGATATTTTGACTTAAATAATCCTTCTTTAACCGTGTATAATTTAGACGGCCGCAATTTTTTGGATTATTATAATAAGCAGTATAATGCCATGGTGATTGATGTTTATGCTAATCAGCTTTATATTTCCTTTCAGCTCACAACCAAAGAATTTTTTGATTTGGTAAAAAAACATTTAGTTATGGATGGCGTAGTGACCATGAATGTTAATGCCAGTTCTCCGGATTCAGAACTTTTAAAAAACATTACTAATACCATGAATCTGGTTTTTAAAAATGTTTACCTTGTGCCTGTGCCTGATTCATTGAATTATATGGTTTTGGCCAGTGATAATGATTTGGACTTTACTAAAATGGAAAATTTGAATAAGATTGAGGAATTAAAACCAATCATTGATAATGCAGTTAATTCTGCGGTTAAAGTAAGTTATGATAATAATTTTGGATATCTCACAGATGATAAGGCGCCAATTGAACATTTGACTGACTGGATGATATTGGATTACTTGTTTAAATAG
- a CDS encoding thioredoxin domain-containing protein, which yields MDENNKAKTSSPFADKNFQLGLSMGIAIISVLAVIGLLIYMFGGGKIISGNSNGTGTAKVAKNFEACLASTKYDSVISADQAEGTQLGVQGTPATFVNGYLVSGALPFEAFKTLIDELLAGKEPNDSFLQDPDTKKIVKVDMPQITETDHATGAKNGKITMILFTDFQCPYCGRHKPVMDQILKAYPNDVTLVFKHFPLSFHPFAQPAAVASECANEQGKFWEMYDKLFALNNANTLSLETIKSSATEIGLK from the coding sequence ATGGACGAAAACAATAAAGCAAAGACTTCTTCTCCATTTGCTGATAAAAATTTTCAGCTTGGCTTATCAATGGGCATTGCCATAATTAGCGTGTTGGCGGTTATTGGCTTGCTTATTTATATGTTTGGCGGAGGTAAGATAATTTCTGGTAATTCAAATGGCACAGGTACTGCCAAAGTCGCCAAAAATTTTGAAGCTTGCTTGGCTTCAACTAAATATGATTCAGTTATATCAGCTGACCAGGCCGAAGGTACGCAATTAGGCGTGCAAGGCACTCCTGCTACGTTTGTAAATGGTTACTTGGTTTCAGGGGCTTTGCCTTTTGAAGCTTTTAAAACCTTAATTGATGAATTGTTGGCAGGTAAGGAACCAAACGACTCATTTTTGCAGGATCCTGATACAAAAAAGATTGTCAAAGTTGATATGCCGCAAATCACGGAAACTGATCATGCGACTGGCGCCAAAAATGGCAAGATAACAATGATTTTATTCACAGATTTTCAATGCCCTTATTGCGGGCGACACAAGCCAGTGATGGATCAGATATTGAAAGCATATCCTAATGACGTAACTTTAGTTTTTAAGCATTTTCCTTTAAGCTTTCATCCATTTGCTCAGCCAGCTGCTGTTGCTTCCGAATGCGCCAATGAACAGGGTAAATTCTGGGAAATGTACGACAAATTATTTGCTTTAAATAATGCTAATACATTAAGTTTGGAAACCATTAAAAGCTCCGCTACAGAAATTGGTTTAAAATAA
- a CDS encoding heavy metal translocating P-type ATPase, whose translation MTKNIPSQKKTYFVQGMDCASCAINIEKKLNKVPGVKKAVVNYATEKAMVEADEKVSYEHLQKATGSVGNYKLISEDEKMPGMNMPGHDHAAMLKEEEIKKLKNKMIFGIIMSAIIMILSNYFLIPSFQNFPAQMMNAILLLLATPVQIWLGSQFYKSAWAGLKRFNSNMDTLIAVGTSAAYLFSLAATLFPQFFIAAGQQANVYFDTSSVILTLIILGKFLEARAKGKASEAIKRLIKLQAKTARILIGHEEKEIPIEDVKVGDLIIVKPGEKIPVDGEIVEGESSIDESMITGESLPVDKKIGDKVIGATINKMGALVFKAEKVGKETALAQIIKLVEDAQGSKAPIQRLADIISGYFVPTVIVIALLSFSIWLVYGPNFALALIAGVTVLIIACPCALGLATPTAIMVGTGKGAEEGILIKDAESLEKVQDLDILIFDKTGTLTEGKPQVINFSSEDVLKLAYSLEKKSEHPLALAIVKKAEEYKFSIAQVENFSAKIGRGVIGKINNLIYYLGNHELLAEHNILIPKEAQMKITDEENNGRTVLILAGQNNYLGYVSISDTIKEDAKKAIAKLKELNIEPILMTGDNLKTAEVVAHLLNIHDWYGKVKPEDKLKKVKELQSQGKKVGMVGDGINDAPALMQANVGIAMGTGTDVAIESANIVILKGDINKVVKAIILSKKTMATIKGNLFWAFIYNILGIPIAAGVLYPSLGILLSPMIAAGTMAFSSIFVVLNSLRLKKIKL comes from the coding sequence ATGACCAAAAATATTCCGTCGCAAAAAAAGACTTATTTTGTGCAAGGTATGGATTGCGCTTCTTGCGCAATAAATATAGAAAAAAAATTAAATAAAGTGCCTGGGGTAAAAAAGGCAGTGGTTAATTATGCCACGGAAAAAGCCATGGTTGAAGCAGATGAAAAAGTATCTTATGAACATTTGCAGAAAGCAACAGGCAGCGTGGGCAATTATAAATTGATCTCTGAAGATGAAAAAATGCCTGGCATGAATATGCCGGGACATGACCATGCGGCCATGCTTAAAGAGGAAGAGATTAAGAAATTAAAAAATAAAATGATTTTTGGCATAATAATGTCAGCGATTATCATGATCTTGTCAAATTACTTTTTGATTCCGAGCTTTCAGAATTTTCCAGCGCAGATGATGAATGCGATTTTGCTTCTACTGGCAACTCCTGTGCAGATCTGGCTTGGCTCGCAATTTTATAAAAGCGCCTGGGCTGGTTTAAAGAGATTTAACTCAAATATGGATACCCTGATTGCGGTTGGCACCAGCGCGGCTTATCTATTTTCCTTAGCAGCGACTCTGTTTCCTCAATTTTTTATAGCAGCAGGCCAGCAAGCCAATGTTTATTTTGATACTTCGTCTGTAATTTTAACTTTAATTATTTTAGGCAAATTTTTGGAAGCCCGCGCCAAAGGCAAGGCCTCAGAAGCAATTAAACGATTAATTAAATTGCAGGCCAAGACAGCCAGGATCTTAATCGGCCATGAAGAAAAAGAAATCCCAATTGAAGATGTGAAAGTTGGTGATTTAATTATTGTTAAGCCAGGTGAGAAAATTCCGGTTGACGGTGAAATTGTAGAAGGCGAATCTTCAATTGATGAAAGCATGATTACAGGCGAGAGTTTGCCGGTTGATAAAAAAATCGGCGATAAGGTGATTGGCGCGACTATTAATAAAATGGGGGCTCTTGTTTTTAAAGCGGAAAAAGTTGGTAAAGAAACTGCCTTAGCTCAAATAATTAAACTGGTAGAAGACGCTCAGGGCTCAAAAGCGCCGATTCAAAGATTGGCCGATATTATTTCGGGATATTTTGTGCCAACAGTTATTGTGATTGCTCTGTTATCATTTTCAATCTGGTTGGTTTATGGACCAAATTTTGCCCTGGCTTTAATTGCCGGAGTAACTGTCTTAATAATTGCCTGCCCCTGCGCTCTGGGCTTGGCAACGCCAACCGCGATTATGGTGGGAACAGGCAAAGGCGCAGAAGAGGGGATTTTAATTAAAGACGCTGAAAGCTTGGAAAAGGTGCAGGATTTGGATATATTAATTTTTGATAAAACAGGGACTTTAACTGAAGGCAAGCCTCAAGTAATTAATTTTTCCAGTGAAGATGTTTTAAAATTAGCCTATTCTTTAGAAAAAAAATCAGAACATCCTTTAGCTTTAGCCATTGTTAAAAAAGCAGAAGAATATAAATTTAGCATAGCTCAAGTAGAAAATTTTTCAGCAAAAATAGGCAGGGGAGTGATAGGCAAAATTAATAACTTAATTTATTATCTAGGCAATCATGAATTATTAGCGGAACATAATATATTAATTCCCAAAGAAGCTCAGATGAAAATTACTGATGAAGAAAATAATGGGCGCACGGTTTTAATTTTAGCTGGCCAAAATAATTATCTGGGGTATGTCTCTATTTCTGACACCATCAAAGAAGATGCCAAAAAAGCCATTGCCAAACTTAAAGAATTAAATATAGAACCGATTTTAATGACCGGTGATAATCTGAAAACTGCTGAAGTTGTGGCTCATCTATTAAATATCCACGATTGGTATGGCAAGGTTAAACCTGAAGACAAATTGAAAAAAGTCAAAGAATTGCAATCTCAGGGCAAAAAAGTCGGCATGGTCGGCGATGGCATTAATGATGCGCCTGCTTTAATGCAGGCTAATGTGGGTATTGCCATGGGTACAGGTACTGACGTGGCCATTGAATCAGCCAATATTGTTATTTTAAAAGGTGATATTAATAAGGTTGTGAAAGCTATTATTTTAAGCAAAAAAACCATGGCCACAATCAAGGGCAATTTGTTTTGGGCATTTATTTATAATATTTTAGGCATTCCCATTGCTGCCGGAGTTTTATACCCTTCATTGGGCATTTTGCTTTCTCCCATGATTGCTGCCGGGACAATGGCTTTTAGTTCAATTTTTGTAGTTTTAAATTCTTTAAGATTGAAAAAAATAAAATTGTAA
- a CDS encoding sulfite exporter TauE/SafE family protein, whose translation MNKILNFKISGMHCQSCKTLVEEEVKSLPGINKIEVDYASGLANLEYDDTKISLAEIFKTISKLNYQPQICETKQANTNQQTKKPSSFLLGILIPLAIGLVIGAFYLFTTFGGFQILAKLNEPNIGYGLIFMIGLLASFHCIGMCGGLVIAYSTSGLKSENQEKKLVTPHFQYNLGRLISYTVIGGVLGGIGKFFGINPVFTGIVLLIAGGLMILMGLSFVTKWQILEKIKLRTPNFIAKYLFGQKHSQKPKGPFIIGLFNGFMPCGPLQAMQLYALASGSFIKGGLSMAVYALGTIPLMFGFGIFVSKISHQFIGKIIKVSGVLVIILGIIMFNRGLTNLGSGFTPATSSGNSSTQIVNGYQEVKMDLGTFGYEPNVLYVKKGVPVRWIINVKQMSGCTSAIRLDDYNIYKQLNYGENIIEFTPDKLGELKFSCGMRMVWGKFLVQ comes from the coding sequence ATGAATAAAATATTAAACTTTAAAATTTCTGGCATGCATTGCCAAAGCTGTAAAACTTTGGTTGAAGAAGAAGTTAAAAGTTTGCCAGGAATCAATAAAATTGAAGTTGATTATGCAAGTGGCTTGGCCAATTTGGAATATGATGACACGAAAATTTCTCTGGCTGAAATTTTTAAAACAATTAGCAAATTAAATTACCAGCCGCAAATTTGCGAAACAAAACAAGCCAATACAAATCAACAAACAAAAAAGCCGTCTTCATTTCTATTAGGGATTTTAATTCCTCTTGCTATTGGCTTGGTGATTGGAGCTTTTTATTTATTTACGACTTTTGGCGGGTTTCAGATTTTAGCCAAATTAAATGAACCAAATATAGGCTATGGCTTAATTTTTATGATTGGCTTGCTTGCGAGCTTTCATTGTATTGGCATGTGCGGCGGCCTGGTCATTGCTTATTCTACCTCAGGCTTAAAATCTGAGAATCAAGAGAAAAAATTAGTTACACCTCATTTTCAATATAATTTGGGACGTTTGATATCTTACACTGTTATTGGCGGTGTTTTGGGCGGCATTGGCAAATTCTTTGGCATTAATCCAGTTTTTACTGGAATTGTCTTGTTAATCGCTGGCGGCTTAATGATTTTAATGGGTTTGTCTTTTGTGACCAAATGGCAGATTTTGGAAAAAATTAAATTAAGAACGCCAAATTTTATAGCCAAATATCTTTTTGGCCAAAAGCACAGTCAAAAACCCAAGGGTCCTTTTATTATCGGTTTATTTAATGGCTTTATGCCTTGCGGACCTCTCCAAGCCATGCAATTATATGCTCTGGCTTCAGGCAGTTTTATTAAAGGCGGCTTAAGCATGGCTGTTTATGCGTTAGGTACAATACCATTGATGTTTGGCTTTGGGATTTTTGTATCAAAAATTTCTCACCAATTTATCGGGAAGATTATTAAGGTCTCTGGCGTTTTAGTCATTATTTTAGGTATAATTATGTTTAATAGAGGTTTGACCAATTTAGGCTCTGGATTTACTCCCGCCACAAGTAGTGGTAATAGCAGTACGCAAATTGTTAATGGTTATCAAGAAGTGAAAATGGACTTGGGCACCTTTGGTTATGAACCCAATGTTTTGTATGTTAAAAAAGGCGTGCCAGTGCGTTGGATTATAAATGTTAAGCAAATGTCTGGTTGTACGAGCGCAATTCGTTTGGACGATTATAATATTTATAAACAATTAAACTATGGCGAAAATATTATTGAATTTACGCCTGATAAATTAGGTGAATTAAAATTTTCTTGCGGCATGCGCATGGTGTGGGGAAAATTTTTAGTGCAATGA
- a CDS encoding metal-sensing transcriptional repressor: MEDSKKEILINFKKAQSHLNKITKMIEEGAYCIDIMQQNLAVIGLLKSAHQMLMQGHLNSCFKNAMASKNEKRKQAMIEEILKVTKLSNK, from the coding sequence ATGGAGGATTCAAAAAAAGAAATTTTAATTAATTTTAAAAAAGCCCAGAGCCATCTTAATAAAATTACTAAAATGATTGAAGAGGGCGCTTATTGCATTGATATCATGCAACAGAATTTGGCAGTGATCGGGCTTTTGAAATCAGCGCATCAGATGCTGATGCAGGGGCATTTAAATTCATGCTTTAAAAATGCCATGGCATCTAAGAATGAAAAAAGAAAGCAGGCCATGATTGAGGAAATTTTAAAAGTTACTAAATTGTCTAATAAATAA